In Terriglobales bacterium, the sequence TTTTTCCCGTACTTATCGCGGCGACTTCAGCCGCTGGCACTTGAAGGCCGGCATAAACAAATACCAGACAGTCTTCGCCAATCAATTCAGCATGTATCAGAAGTCGGAAGGGGACTCACAGGGAACGGCGCAGGTCCTCGCGGCTACGCATCCCGGAGGTGGGGCTCTCAGCAGTTGGAAGTGGGACTATCCCCTGGGTGCGGGTGACTATTACGCTCTTTATCCCAAATCCTGGTTTGACTATCGCTGGGAGAAATTTCCTGCGCATGTGGTGCTGGAGCAGTTTTCGCCCATCCTGCCCAACAACTACAAGGAGACCAGCTATCCGGTCGCGATCTACCGTTGGCACGCGGAAAATCCCACCTCGAAGCCGGTGACGGTCTCGATCATGGTCACATGGGCCAACATGCTTGGCTGGTTCCGCGACTTCACTCCCAACATGGATCAGCAACTGAATTCTGGTAACTTCAACAAATTTGTCGCCGCACCGGCGGGCGCAGCAGGGACCATGAAGGGCATTGTCCTGGATCGCAATCGAAAGACGCCCGTGCAGGATGAGTGGGATGGGCAATTCGTGATTGCCACGCTAGAGCAGCCGGGCATTGAAGTCTCTTATCAGCAGACGTTTCAGATTCGCGACGACGGGCGCTCAGTATGGGATCCATTTTCCGCGACCGGCAAGCTGTCCAATGATCACCAGGAGTGGTACAGCAGCGACGAGCCGCTGGGAACAGCGCTGGCGGTGACGTTCACCTTGAAACCTGGCGAGAAGCGCACTGTGCCCATGGTTATAGCGTGGGACCTTCCAGTCGTGCAATTCGGATCGGGCCGCAAATGGTACCGCCACTACACAGACTTCTACGGGACCAGCGGCACCAATGCGTGGAAGATCGCGCAAGATGCGTTGAGCAATGCCAGCGCCTGGAGCGATGCCATCGACAAGTGGCAGGCCGAATACATCAACGACGATAGTAAGCCGCTCTGGTATCGGGGAATGCTGTTTAACGAACTCTATATTCTGGCTGATGGAGGATCGGTGTGGGGCCGTCCTGTCAACGCTGGTCCGAAGACTGCCGAGAGCTTTGCCTTTCTCGAGTGCTTTGACTATCCGTTCTACGCCACGCTCGACGTGCGCTTCTACGGCTCCATGCCCCTGATCAAGTTCTGGCCAGATATTGACAAACAGGTGCTGCGGGAATTTGCCGCCACCGTGCCGCAAAATATCTCTGACCGGACGATTTGGCGCTGGAAGACCGAACACAGCGATGGAGTGGCATTCCGCATTCGCAAAATAAAAGGCGCGGTGCCGCACGATCTGGGTGTTCCCAAGGAGGATCCGTTTTTCCAGGTGAATCAGTTCAATTGGCAGAACACCAGCGACTGGAAGGACCTCAACAGCAAATTCGTGCTCATGGTGTGGCGCGATTTTGTCCTGACTGGCGGAACTGATACGAAGTTTCTCGAAACTACCTGGCCCGCGGTCGATGAAGCCATGCAGCATCTCCGACAGTACGACCGCAACGGCGACGGCTTGCCGGAAAACGATGGCTTTCCCGATCAAACCTATGATGAGTGGGTGGTCAAAGGCGAAAGCGCGTACTGCGGGGGGCTTTATCTAGCGGCACTGCGTGCCTCCGAGGAGATTGCGCGCAAGCTTGGGCGTACGCAGGCGGTTAACGACTACCACAATCTGTTTCTGCGGGCGCAGAAAAGCTACATCGACAAGCTGTGGACGGGAGAATACTTCCGCTACGACGTAGCCAGCGATTATCGCGACAACATCCAGGCCGACCAGCTCGCCGGACAGTGGTATGCGAACCTGACCGGCCTGGGAGATCTGGTACCAAAAAACATGCGAGAGACGGCGCTTAAGAAAATCTTTGACTTCAATGTCATGAAGTTCGCCAATGGCGAGATGGGGGCGGCTAATGGCATGGGGGCCGACGGCTCCATCATCAAGATCAAGAGTAATCAACAAGTGCAGGAGGTCTGGGGCGGGACGACCTTTGGTCTCGCTTCTGAGATGATTGCAGAAGGCATGCGGGACGAGGCCTTCAAGACCGCGTGGGGCGTGTATAACGTCACATATCAGACGAAGGGCTATTGGTTTCGCACGCCGGAAGCATGGGATATCGACGGCTATTTCCGAGCTTCGATGTACATGCGTGAGGCTGCCATCTGGGCGATGGAGATGGTGAAACCAGTAGGGAAGTAGCATTCCAGCGTTGGGAGCAGCTGACAGCGGTTCATGCTCCTCCCAGCCATTGTCCCAATCCGCGCAGGGGGTCGACATAATCGCAGACAACTTTGGTCGCGCCCAGCAGTGGCACAGCCAGGATCAGCCCCATGGCTCCCCAGATCCATCCCCAGAACAGGAGAGCCAGGGTAACGGCCAGTGGATTCAACTGCAATCGTTGACCTACCAGCTTGGGATAGAGCACATTCATGGTCAACAGATGCAGCCCCACGACGACAACCACCACGGTCACAGCTTCCGTCTTGTTTAGAATGCCAACGCCAGCAGCGAGCGGAGGAAGAAGAGCCAGAAACGCGCCGAGGTAAGGAACGAGGCTTACGAATCCGCTGATTACTCCCAGGAAGTAGAAGAAGGGTATGCCGAGCACCCAGAAAAGCAGGATGCTTACGGCGGAATTGATCAGCCCGACTAACACATTGCCCATGAGAAAGCTGCGAATCATCTCTGAGATCCGACCTACTGTGCGGTACGCCACCAGCCGATGTTCCTTGGGAAACAGGCGGACGGTCGCTGTGTGCACGTGATCTTTCGAGGTGAGCATGAAATAGACAAGAAAGGGAATGAAAGTAAGAGCCAGCAGCAGGTCGCTTAGCGCACTTGCGTTCTTGGAGAAGAGCCCCACAAGTCCCGGCGCCTCCTTCACTTCGACCTGCACGGGCCGCTGCTTGTTTGAGGAAGGCTCTTCGATGATGGCGCGAGTGCCGTCGGCAATGGTTTTGGTCTGGCTGCGTAGTTTCCCGATTTCTGCACGTATCTTCCCGGAATAGCGTGGTAGCTCGGTGGCGAAATCAACCGCCCGATTGTAGAAGAAGTAGCCCAGCCCGGCGGCTAGCGTCAGCATCAGCATAACCGCGATAAGAGCTCCCGCGGCACGGGGCACTCTCAGGCGGGCGAGTCCAGCAACCATGGGCTCCAGCACAAAGGCCAGCAGGGTGGCCGTCAGGGTGGTGACCATCACCAATTTCAGCACGTAAAGCAGACCCAATACAGCAATGGCTGCCACAATAATCTGAGCAAGGGATCCAGCTTTGATCGAAGCCTGCAGCACCTCTGCTTCTTCGCTGGGAACTGGAGGAGGAGGCGTGGGCGCACCCTGTTCTAAGGTTGCCTGGGCATCAGCGGATAAGGCCAGTGCCCGGCCGAGGACCTGTTCCACTCCTGAATCTGACGGCGAATTGGATTTCAATGACATTCAGCGAAGCGCGCGAAAAAGGCTTATGTGGCAACATCAGGAAACTTGCCAGATCCTTCGACTTGGACTGGGGTGCACACTCTTAAGTTTTGTTTGGATGCGAGGCAGCAGGCAAGGTTGGCATCAGCTCCGGTCAGGAGTAGAAGGCAGGACTCCGCAGCCTCCTGAAGCGACGGGGCCTTAAAGTTTCTTGCCCTACAAGATGATGTCCCGGGCCGTAATGCGAGGCTCGGCGCTAGCTTCCGTGGGGTCCGCAGGCGCACACGCCACGTCCGCTACCCAGGTATTGCACGAAGGTGCAGGCGAGCCCGAGAAACGAGAGCTCATTTTCCTGCAGCGGGGCTTGCTGAAAGTCACTTTCCGTCATTACAAGGGTTTTGCCATCGGGGCTCTGCAGGTGTGTGAGCCAGAGGCGCAAATCGGGTGTGGGAACCGGCCCTGTCTCGGCGCAATTGTCGTGGCTGTCTGATATGACCTTGATCACGCCGTCGTTGGGCGGAGGATATCCGGTGAGAGGATTCGATGTCAGCGCAAGATTCACCGAAAGCTCAAGCATGCCATTGGCGGTGATCCTGCAGGCGCAGCACTCGATCATCTCCTGGCGAGCGTCGAAGACGTAGATGTCCGCGCAGACGGTGCCGTGGTTGGCGCTCATGGGAGTGCCTTGCTCTCCGGGATTGATGATCCGCAAGCGTTGATCCAAGCCGTACGGGTTATATCGATTGGAGTAGTAATTCAGGTGATAGACGTCGTTGGTGGTCTGCGCTGCACTCTCAGTCGGCAAATGGGAAAAGATGACAACGAGGAGCGACAGGGCCGCGAGCCGCGAATTGATCCCAGACATACTGGGGCCTCCTTCCAGCGTCTGGGGGGGGCGGGGACACGTCCAGTGTCTAAACCAAAGGCATTGTTTTCAACTACCTGGGATGCGTAGCTATATTGGCTAATCCTTTTAGGCTAGCCATAAAGATTACAAATTCTGGCTAAGTAATTGGTAACAAAGGACAGGTTATTGGCAGTCAGGCTACGCAATTGGATTAATTTTTGGTTAATGAGCGGCCGCTTGCCCGGTATTTTGTCTTTTCGCTGAGGGAAGTCGATGATGGCCAGGTCCAGTGGGAAGTGGTCGCGACGCGGGCTCGGTGAGCCAGAAATTCCGCGTCTCCAGTCTTACTCAGCTCCGGTGGCGGGAGCGAATTCCTTTTCGGGGATTTGTCTGGCCACCGCATTGCAGAGGTCGATCACAACATAATTACGATCCACCTTCTGTAGCGTGTTCCTTCTTAGGTCAGCCAAGTTCTGTGGAAGCTGATCATCTAAGAATCGAGCGTGTCCAAGACGTTGTTAATTGTCCACGTGCGTTTCGCCTCGCCCTCTCGCGAGA encodes:
- a CDS encoding non-lysosomal glucosylceramidase, with the translated sequence MKRNFQTCLLSLIVLVFVRVLWAGDQIPKAAWKRGIGEPLANAGARKPSLPAAEMIDDGYWQGAPVGGFGAGTFSRTYRGDFSRWHLKAGINKYQTVFANQFSMYQKSEGDSQGTAQVLAATHPGGGALSSWKWDYPLGAGDYYALYPKSWFDYRWEKFPAHVVLEQFSPILPNNYKETSYPVAIYRWHAENPTSKPVTVSIMVTWANMLGWFRDFTPNMDQQLNSGNFNKFVAAPAGAAGTMKGIVLDRNRKTPVQDEWDGQFVIATLEQPGIEVSYQQTFQIRDDGRSVWDPFSATGKLSNDHQEWYSSDEPLGTALAVTFTLKPGEKRTVPMVIAWDLPVVQFGSGRKWYRHYTDFYGTSGTNAWKIAQDALSNASAWSDAIDKWQAEYINDDSKPLWYRGMLFNELYILADGGSVWGRPVNAGPKTAESFAFLECFDYPFYATLDVRFYGSMPLIKFWPDIDKQVLREFAATVPQNISDRTIWRWKTEHSDGVAFRIRKIKGAVPHDLGVPKEDPFFQVNQFNWQNTSDWKDLNSKFVLMVWRDFVLTGGTDTKFLETTWPAVDEAMQHLRQYDRNGDGLPENDGFPDQTYDEWVVKGESAYCGGLYLAALRASEEIARKLGRTQAVNDYHNLFLRAQKSYIDKLWTGEYFRYDVASDYRDNIQADQLAGQWYANLTGLGDLVPKNMRETALKKIFDFNVMKFANGEMGAANGMGADGSIIKIKSNQQVQEVWGGTTFGLASEMIAEGMRDEAFKTAWGVYNVTYQTKGYWFRTPEAWDIDGYFRASMYMREAAIWAMEMVKPVGK
- a CDS encoding AI-2E family transporter, whose translation is MEQVLGRALALSADAQATLEQGAPTPPPPVPSEEAEVLQASIKAGSLAQIIVAAIAVLGLLYVLKLVMVTTLTATLLAFVLEPMVAGLARLRVPRAAGALIAVMLMLTLAAGLGYFFYNRAVDFATELPRYSGKIRAEIGKLRSQTKTIADGTRAIIEEPSSNKQRPVQVEVKEAPGLVGLFSKNASALSDLLLALTFIPFLVYFMLTSKDHVHTATVRLFPKEHRLVAYRTVGRISEMIRSFLMGNVLVGLINSAVSILLFWVLGIPFFYFLGVISGFVSLVPYLGAFLALLPPLAAGVGILNKTEAVTVVVVVVGLHLLTMNVLYPKLVGQRLQLNPLAVTLALLFWGWIWGAMGLILAVPLLGATKVVCDYVDPLRGLGQWLGGA